The genome window CCTCAATGCGAATTCCTTGAAACGTGCGCGTCGCTGGATTCACCGTCTTGCGTCCGTGTGGAGCCGAGCCGACCGCTTCCGCAACCAGAGCTGCAAGTGAATGTGTGCGTTGAAGTTTACCTGTGCCACGTGCATCGATAATTGCCTGCACGACACGACGGTGGCGCTTCTCTTCGCCATAGTTACGAACGGCGCGTAAAAGCCCCTCCTCATCGGAAGTCTCTAGGAACTCGGCAGCGCTGATGCCCTTTGTTGGGTCCATGCGCATATCAACGGGTGCATCATAACGAAACGAAAAGCCGCGATCAGTTTGATCCAATTGAAACGACGACAAGCCGAAGTCGAAAAGAATACCGTCAAACCCGCTCTCATCCAAATCAGCGAGATCGCCAAAATTCATGGAGTAGAAGCGAAAACGCTCACCGAATTCATCCGAAACCTGCTGTGCGCGTGCAACCGCATCAGGGTCGCGATCCGTAGCAACTAAGGTCACACCTTCAGCCGCAGACAGCAAAGCGCGAGTATGACCACCACCACCAAACGTTCCATCAAGAAGCTTTGCACCTGCACGCGGGCTCAAAAGTTCCAACGTCTCTCTAAATAAGACGGGAACGTGACCACTGAACGCAGCAGGATTCAAAGCATCATCGGCGGAAGACATTAACGCAGTTTTGTAGTATGGAGATTATTGTTTGTTTGTGTCGCTGCGCGCTTTCTCGGCGAAGCAAGGCGCTGCTAGCAGCGTCAGAAGACTTAAAAGGACTGTGTGGCGGACTCGTATATTGCCAGTTCGTGCGGCGATCATTGCTCGGGTGCGTAAAGTAACCGGAGCTTTTAAAATTTTCGCGGGCGATGGATTGGAATATGTTACGCATGGT of Lentimonas sp. CC4 contains these proteins:
- the rsmH gene encoding 16S rRNA (cytosine(1402)-N(4))-methyltransferase RsmH, which codes for MSSADDALNPAAFSGHVPVLFRETLELLSPRAGAKLLDGTFGGGGHTRALLSAAEGVTLVATDRDPDAVARAQQVSDEFGERFRFYSMNFGDLADLDESGFDGILFDFGLSSFQLDQTDRGFSFRYDAPVDMRMDPTKGISAAEFLETSDEEGLLRAVRNYGEEKRHRRVVQAIIDARGTGKLQRTHSLAALVAEAVGSAPHGRKTVNPATRTFQGIRIEVNDELKAIERALPAAFERLAPGGVLAAISFHSLEDRIVKRFCRKMAGRPEHTNDTRTQDERVVQAKMVSTRPILPSEEEIKINPRSRSARMRAIHKLTND